A region from the Antennarius striatus isolate MH-2024 chromosome 24, ASM4005453v1, whole genome shotgun sequence genome encodes:
- the LOC137591135 gene encoding probable G-protein coupled receptor 34 codes for MTQTGESASEIMTSSSSFPFFLSLSNSTLSTSSSSLLSATSPPPPNQTDVCSFDDPVFRLPLAVLYSLFFLFGLVGNLFALWVFLFLHSSRNSVRVFLINCAVADLVLLTCLPFRIFYHLSGNKWVLGSVACKVVGNLFYMNMYVSITLLGLISLDRCLRLTGNGRVPKGVRMTLRGKSRPWSWVVCGALWGLSVVALVPMIVTAEDREDGDTCFQYKRRSSKAKGKAYFNALLVALFWLVFVMLVVSYAKIASQLLRVSRDKPDLPNAQKFKQTAKKSFFVLFLFTLCFGPYHAFRPIYILSQLNDVASCDYLQLVDRTNEVMLLFSALNSCLDPVMYFLLSGSVRKTALKALGRRLGNRLGFLYEATSNSSTTEFRQHSVPIPLSGTPMDTPRTSICILNSTLRRTGLTNNCQH; via the exons ATGACTCAGACCGGAGAAAG cgCTTCAGAGATcatgacctcctcctcctctttccccttctttctttcattgtcCAACTCCACCCTCTCCACATCTTCTTCATCCCTCCTCTCCGCCACCTCTCCCCCGCCACCCAACCAGACTGATGTGTGTTCGTTTGATGACCCGGTGTTCCGTCTGCCGCTGGCGGTCCTCTACTCCCTGTTCTTCCTCTTCGGTCTTGTGGGTAATCTCTTTGCCCTCTGggtcttcctctttctgcacTCGAGCCGCAACTCTGTGCGAGTCTTCCTCATCAACTGCGCCGTGGCTGACCTGGTCCTCCTGACGTGTCTACCCTTCAGGATCTTCTACCACCTCAGCGGGAACAAGTGGGTGCTGGGTTCAGTCGCCTGCAAGGTGGTGGGGAACCTGTTCTACATGAACATGTACGTCAGCATCACTCTGCTGGGCCTCATCAGCTTGGACCGGTGCCTCAGGTTGACGGGGAACGGCAGAGTGCCGAAGGGCGTGAGGATGACGCTGCGGGGGAAGAGCCGGCCGTGGAGCTGGGTGGTCTGCGGCGCCTTGTGGGGTCTGTCGGTGGTGGCGTTGGTCCCCATGATCGTCACGGCGGAGGATCGAGAAGACGGCGACACGTGTTTCCAGTACAAGCGGCGCAGCAGCAAAGCTAAAGGCAAAGCCTACTTCAACGCCCTGCTGGTGGCGCTGTTCTGGCTCGTCTTCGTCATGCTGGTGGTGTCCTACGCCAAGATCGCCTCACAGCTGCTGCGGGTGTCCCGGGACAAGCCGGACCTTCCCAATGCGCAGAAATTCAAACAAACGGCCAAGAAGTCCTTCTTCGTGCTCTTCCTGTTCACGCTGTGCTTCGGGCCCTATCACGCCTTCCGTCCCATCTACATCCTCTCCCAGCTCAACGACGTAGCGTCATGTGACTATCTGCAACTGGTGGACCGAACCAATGAGGTGATGCTGTTATTTTCTGCCTTAAACAGCTGTTTGGATCCCGTCATGTACTTTCTCTTATCCGGGTCGGTGCGCAAAACGGCGCTCAAAGCGCTCGGACGACGACTCGGCAACCGGTTGGGCTTCCTTTACGAAGCCACGTCGAACAGCTCGACGACCGAGTTCAGACAGCACTCTGTACCCATTCCTTTATCCGGCACGCCCATGGACACGCCTAGAACAAGCATCTGCATCCTCAACTCCACCCTCCGCCGAACAGGACTGACCAACAACTGTCAACATTGA